TATGGAAGTATGATAAGATTGGTCCCGGTGCGGTTCTTCGCTGCCATAAAGCGCGCATTCAGCAAGTTTACAATGTGCCGGTGGTGCAGGCGCATAAAATTTGCTGCCCAAAATGTTCAGCAGCCCTTGGCATTGACAAGGGCCCCTTCTATAAAATGGATCCACGCGCCTTTATTTACAATGGCACCAAAAGGAATCGATAGGATGGTCATGGAAGACGCGTACAGGATTTTACATCAATACTTTGGCTATGAGACCTTTCGGCCCGGGCAGGAAAAGTTGATTGAAGGCATCTTGCAAGGGCGAGATGTGGTGGGCATTTTACCCACCGGTGGGGGGAAATCCCTTTGCTATCAGATTCCGGCGCTGTCCTTGCCCGGCTTGACGCTGGTGATTTCACCCTTGATTTCTTTAATGAAGGACCAGGTGGATGGTCTGAGAGAGTTGGGCATTTCGGCAGCCAAAATAGATGGGCAAACAGAGCCGGTGGCCTATCGTGACATTATGCGCAGCGCTTTTCACGGTGACCTCAAGCTGCTTTATATTGCCCCGGAGCGGCTGGCGCAAGAGAGCTTCCAGCGGGCGGTTAAAAATTTACCGATTGCGCTGGTGGCCATTGACGAAGCCCATTGCGTCAGCCAGTGGGGGCATGATTTCAGGCCCAGCTACCGGCAAATTGCGGCCGGCCTGTCGGCCTTGACCCCGCGGCCAATTTTTGCCGCCTTGACGGCAACGGCAACTGAGCCGGTGCAGGCGGATATTGTTAAGGGCTTGGCCTTACAGGATCCGCTGGTATATGTGGCCGACTTTGATCGGCCGAATTTGTACTTTAATATTTTAGCGCCGAGCGACCGCAAAAAAACGCTCCTGTCTTTTTTGGCAGATGGACAGAGTGCCATTGTCTATTGCGCCACCCGCAGAACAGTGGATACCTTGAGCGCCTACTTGAACGATCAAGGTGTGACAGCGGTTGCCTACCACGCAGGCCTTTCAGCAGAAGATCGGGAAAGGCACCAAGACGCCTTTATTAATGATAAGGTCCAAGTGGCAGTGGCAACCAATGCTTTCGGGATGGGGATTGATAAACCGGATGTACGGCGGGTAATTCATTATAATATACCTAAGAATATCGAAAGCTATTATCAGGAGGCGGGCCGCGCCGGTCGGGACGGGGCGCCGGCTGAAGCGGTGCTTTTTTTCAATGCGGCGGATATTATGACCAACCTTTTCCTCATCGGGCAAAGCAGGGAGCCGAATGCCCGGCAAAAATTGGACGCCATGCTTGGCTATGCCTACACCGGCTCCTGCCTGCGTCATTACCTGCTGCGTTATTTTCAACCGACCGAGGACTTACCACCGGCCTGCGGCCATTGTGCCATCTGCGATGGCCGGATCACGACGACGGATGTGACCGAACCGGCGCGGATGGTGCTTTCCTGTATTGCCAGGATGGGCCAGCGGTATGGGACCAGCTTGATTATAGATGTGTTGCGCGGCGCAAAAACTGAGCGTATCCGCGCACAGGGATTCGATCGCTTATCCACTTACGGGCTTTTGGCAAAAAGCAGTAAGGGGGCCTTGCGCGATGTGATCACCCTTCTGGCGGCGGAGGGTTACCTGGCTGTGGTGGGGGCGGACTATCCGATTCTCAAGTTAACCGAAAAAAGCCGGGCGCTTTTGCAGGGAGAGGTCCAGTTGAGCATGAATCGTCCGCGCAGCGTCCGCAGTGGACAAGGGCACTTGGCAACGGAGGACCTGGACGAAACCCTCTTTCATGCCTTGCGCCAGTTGCGCCGCGAGATGGCGGATAATCTGGGCTTGCCGCCCTATATTATTTTCACGGACCGGACCTTGCAAGACCTGGCGCGTCGGATGCCCCGGACGTCGGAAGACCTGCTGGCGGTCCATGGCATTGGGGCTGTTAAAGCGAAAAAATACGGGGCTCCCTTTTTATTGGCCATTCGGCGCTATTTGCAGGAGTGATGGCTTGCGGCGCCGGCAGCAAGGGAGGCGCCATAAAAAAGCCCGTCACCATCGGATTAGACCTCCGATGGTGACGGGCTTTTGGGTGCTTTTAATTATTTTCTTTTAATTCATTCCGGTCTTGCGTCAACTTTAGCCGGTCAAGCAGGTAAAGCAGCAGGCCCAAAAGCAGGGCCACCACTGTTGCCAGGGCCATACCGGTTAATTTTACCGATCCAAGTTGAACATAGGCGCCGGATAAACCGGTAATAAATGGAATCGCCGTTAAGGCCTGGTTGCGCGGCAGGTTGTAATCCACCTTGGCATCCACCAGCAGGCGAATACCGGACACCCCAATCATGCCGTAGAGGAGAAAGCTGACCCCACCCATAACCTCCGGCGGAATGGACTGGATCAAGGTCGACACCTTACCGATGAAGCCTAAGGCGATGGACAAGACGGCTGTGCCGCCGATGACCCAGGTGCTGTAGACCCGGGTCATGGCCATGACCCCAATGTTCTCGCCGTAAGTGGTGGTTGGTACAGAACCGCCTAAACCGGACAGCATGGTTGAAAAACCGTCTGCAAAGAGGGTCTTGTGCAATCCCGGCTTGCGAATTAAGTTGCGGCCGATGATTTTCCCTGTTACCAACTGGTGGCCAATGTGTTCGCTGATGACCACCAGGGTGGCCGGTAAAATAATCGTCATGGCCCCCCAGTCAAAGGTCGGGTGGCTAAAGGCCGGCAAAGAAAACCAAGCCGCCTCTTTCACAGGGGTCAAGTCGACAAGGCCGACAATGGCCGCCGCCACATAACCGATGACAATGGCCAGGAGAACCGGGATCAGGGCTAAAAAGCCCCGCAAAACGATGGAGCCCAAGACCGCAGCCATCAGGGTAATGATAAAGACAGCCACCCGGTTGAAATCAACATTCGCGCCGTCCTCTAAGACGATGCCGCCCATTTTTGCCGCTGTGCCCGCCAGTTCTAAGCCGATAAGGGCGACAACGGCCCCCATGGCTGCCGGAGGCAACAAGGCATTGATCCAGGCAACACCGAAGAAATAAACGATGACCGCTACCAGCATCAGGGCAAGGCCTGAGGCCACAAAGCCCCCCAAGGCATAGCTATAGCCCATGCCGGAGGCATTGATGATCAGCAGGCTTGGAGCAATAAAGGCAAAACTTGAGCCCAAGTAGGCAGGCGATGAGCCTTTGGTGATAAAAATAAAAATTAACGTTCCAATCCCGTTGAAAAAGAGGACCACCGACGGGTTAATTCCCAAAATCGTCGGCACTAAAATAGAGGCGCTGAACATGGCAAACAAGTGTTGAACAGACAGCGGAATGGATTCTCGCCACGGCGGACGTGATTCCACATCATAAAATTTTCTGGCCAAAATAATACCCCCTTACCTATTGATGACAAACCTTTGTTATTCTAGTGGATAGTTTTTACCCGGTCAAGACTTTTGGCTAAAATTTTCTTATCTTCTTTTTTCAACCGGTTGTTAATTGCGCAAAGCCCTTTACAAAGTAAATATCATTCGTTAAAATATAAGTACCTCAAGACCCATTGGTCAAGCGGTTAAGACGCCACCCTCTCACGGTGGAATCAGGGGTTCGATTCCCCTATGGGTTATGGACGGCGGTTCCGCATGGAACCGTCTTTTATTATGTCAAACAGTGCGCTCAAGGAGGCAATATGGATTATCAACAATTGGCTGACCAGCTCTTCCCGGATGTAACCGATACAATAACGGATTTGGAAAAACGCTACCCATCCCGTGACCTGGCCGAGGGGGCCTTTGTCACCCGGTTAGGGCCGTCGCCAACGGGATTTATGCACATCGGCAACCTGTACACAGGCTTGATCAATGAGCGCCTGGCACATCAGTCCGGCGGTCGTTTTTTCCTCCGCATTGAAGATACGGACCATAAACGGTATGTGGATGGCGCAGAAGAGGTTATTACCGATGCGCTGGCCTATTTCGGCATCAATTATGATGAAGGGGTCTTTCAAGATGGAGAAAGGGGGGCCTATGGGCCCTACCACCAAAGTGAACGCGCGGCCATTTATCACGTGGTGGCCAAGCATCTGGTGGCTAAGGGTTACGCCTATCCTTCTTTTGCCACAGAAGAAGAACTGGCCGCCCTGCGCACTGCCCAGGAAGCGGAAAAGGCGGACACCGGCTACTATGGGAAGTGGGCCAAAGATCGTTTCTTAAG
This portion of the Peptococcus niger genome encodes:
- the recQ gene encoding DNA helicase RecQ, which encodes MEDAYRILHQYFGYETFRPGQEKLIEGILQGRDVVGILPTGGGKSLCYQIPALSLPGLTLVISPLISLMKDQVDGLRELGISAAKIDGQTEPVAYRDIMRSAFHGDLKLLYIAPERLAQESFQRAVKNLPIALVAIDEAHCVSQWGHDFRPSYRQIAAGLSALTPRPIFAALTATATEPVQADIVKGLALQDPLVYVADFDRPNLYFNILAPSDRKKTLLSFLADGQSAIVYCATRRTVDTLSAYLNDQGVTAVAYHAGLSAEDRERHQDAFINDKVQVAVATNAFGMGIDKPDVRRVIHYNIPKNIESYYQEAGRAGRDGAPAEAVLFFNAADIMTNLFLIGQSREPNARQKLDAMLGYAYTGSCLRHYLLRYFQPTEDLPPACGHCAICDGRITTTDVTEPARMVLSCIARMGQRYGTSLIIDVLRGAKTERIRAQGFDRLSTYGLLAKSSKGALRDVITLLAAEGYLAVVGADYPILKLTEKSRALLQGEVQLSMNRPRSVRSGQGHLATEDLDETLFHALRQLRREMADNLGLPPYIIFTDRTLQDLARRMPRTSEDLLAVHGIGAVKAKKYGAPFLLAIRRYLQE
- the uraA gene encoding uracil permease, with translation MARKFYDVESRPPWRESIPLSVQHLFAMFSASILVPTILGINPSVVLFFNGIGTLIFIFITKGSSPAYLGSSFAFIAPSLLIINASGMGYSYALGGFVASGLALMLVAVIVYFFGVAWINALLPPAAMGAVVALIGLELAGTAAKMGGIVLEDGANVDFNRVAVFIITLMAAVLGSIVLRGFLALIPVLLAIVIGYVAAAIVGLVDLTPVKEAAWFSLPAFSHPTFDWGAMTIILPATLVVISEHIGHQLVTGKIIGRNLIRKPGLHKTLFADGFSTMLSGLGGSVPTTTYGENIGVMAMTRVYSTWVIGGTAVLSIALGFIGKVSTLIQSIPPEVMGGVSFLLYGMIGVSGIRLLVDAKVDYNLPRNQALTAIPFITGLSGAYVQLGSVKLTGMALATVVALLLGLLLYLLDRLKLTQDRNELKENN